Proteins encoded together in one Lathyrus oleraceus cultivar Zhongwan6 chromosome 5, CAAS_Psat_ZW6_1.0, whole genome shotgun sequence window:
- the LOC127085938 gene encoding transcription elongation factor SPT6-like isoform X10, translated as MARVRKKSTPEEDEQEKILRKGKRKLASTVDDDDEEDMDEFEVDGFLVGSDEDKEDSGEEDNPKQTQKKKKRKRSSKNIVLDDDDLELIRENKKKMNDGKLKRLKKTGKVTEPMEQSSDDEGSLNDLFEDVTDDSEDDMSDFIVDEEPAIYGKGDSLRPKKFKGMKHSSSLSKEAKHRSGKSGNDPKNMDVAGEGNSVADSDLPERIQMIEDIVGSIPVDRMSIEEESSWILRQLESNINPFFSEAKSCGLGDSVNREDIVRFLELYHIKKYDIPFIAMYRKEQCPSLLRDGKQDDSESTLLNDGEGKPKLNWHKILWIIKELDIKWLHLQKRKSMLQRYYNKHFEDECQMSFLAEESSFHKQIFDSITNMLEKAETEKEIDDVDMKFNLYFPPADEFLSSGYKRPLMKTYYSDCRKAGLSSLARKIGNPEKFSSLVTLNRVGVASEEDPEESPEEMAAIYTCETFRTSEAVLKGARHMASLMLSCEIPFRKHVRSIFMDKALVSTSPTLKGNIAIDSFHEFAGFKWLKDKPLLKFEDSQWLLIQKGEEEELLKVEIKLPDDAVKELLAIFNDAYLKDSEGTSTQLWNEQRKSIVQDTISSILLPSMEKEARALLNAKAKICSLMKYGMQFWNRISVAPYLNNDNAAAQERGVVACCWGNGKPGTTFVMLDSKGELVDIMHAGSLTLRSQNVNDQQRRKSDQKCVLKFLTIHRPKVIVLGAANATCIRLKEDINEIISMMSEDNFQDVSQEMNGLPAVVLGDEGLPHLYEESEISMSQFPRQYGIVKRAVALGRYLLNPLAMVATLCGVNKEVLSWKLNPLERFLSSDEKMEMIEWIMIDITNQVGIDINMGIRHDWLLAPLLFVSGLGPTKAGVLHRELLGGTDVRNRKDLAKFGLNTKRVFCNAVGFLQVSGDDPNFIDTAGNILDRTRIHPESYSLAEELAKAVVTIHYADANDTQVNAIECIQNEPKLLESFDLNEYADRMETEKGEYKRVTLFDMKMELVHGFNDPRSPYQEPTQEDEFYMVTGETGVALIEGERVQATVRRVLARQAFCVLESGISGVLFKEDFSDDIGDIPLTEKLREGVVLKCKIKLIDKSRCQVNLTCKVSELKSVGDQSFRDMDPYYCQGNFDLLSKQESTDKKDVNKNFLSRKISHPHFQNITADQAKEFLAEKIVGEFIFHPSSRGLCYLTLSLKFFDALYVHKDILEGEKSDDMNSLVELGRTLKVGDEIFESIDKVIELYVNPLVVHLKDLINFRKFKKGTKAEVDELLKHEKEEYPNRIPYGIGISFEHPGVFILSYIRSTNPHHEYIALHPKGFKFRKQIFNNVEQLMAYFQNHINDNVARANDQSKDYNDSGGGRGRGRGRGGGGGSCYKCGESGHMARECTQEGGGGGGGGRGGGGGTCYKCGESGHMARECTQEGGGGGGRGGGGTCYKCGESGHMARECTQEGGGGGGRGGGGTCYKCGESGHMARECTQEGGGGGGRGGGGGGACYKCGESGHMARECTQEGGGGGGRGGGSCYKCGESGHMARECTQEGGGGGGWSSSGGRRGGRGRGRGRGSSYSSFSHDDSVDVNDGGGFGTSNGGSGWGGTGGGSGWGGSGGKSWGGNSTNEESNPEKGGWGVTAADNGGSGNDNSGWSSAHGKNATSSGGESGWGATGGKSWGGNSSNKESNTTEGGWGVTTGSGNETGGTSWGGNSTNKESNATKGGWGVTTGSGNEIGGKSWGGNSTNKESNTAVGSWGVMAGSGNETGGKSWGGNSTNNESNTTGGGWGVTAGSGNETGGKSWGGNSTNKESNTTEGGWGVTTGSGNETGGKSWGENSTNKESNAAVGGWGVTAASGNETGGKSWGGNSTNKESNTTEGGWGVTTGSGNETGGKSWGGNSTNKESNTTGGWGVTTGSGNQDSGWSSGHWKNAAPSGGESGWGGTNGGSGWGGTGGSGGKSWGGSSTYEENNTAEGGGSGYGGGGGRGSGRGGGACFKCGESGHMARDCTQEGGGGRGGGGRGGGRGGGACFKCGESGHMARDCTQEGGGGGRGGGRGGGACFKCGESGHMSRECTQNGGGGGGGWGGGGRGGGRGGGVCFKCGESGHMARECTQEGGGGGGRGSGGGGACFKCGESGHMARECTQEGGSGGGGGGRYGGGGGGNCFKCGESGHFARECPSSTS; from the exons ATGGCGAGAGTAAGAAAAAAATCTACTCCCGAAGAAGATGAACAAG AGAAAATCCTAAGGAAAGGGAAACGGAAATTAGCTTCTACTGTTGACGACGATGACG AAGAAGACATGGATGAGTTTGAGGTGGATGGGTTTTTAGTTGGTAGTGATGAAGACAAGGAAGATAGCGGTGAAGAAGATAATCCTAAGCAAACacaaaagaagaaaaagagaaa GAGATCGTCAAAAAACATTGTTCTTGATGACGATGATCTTGAATTGATCCGTGAGAACAAGAAAAAAATG AATGATGGGAAGCTGAAGAGGCTTAAAAAGACTGGCAAAGTTACCGAGCCGATGGAACAATCTTCTGATGATGAAG GATCTCTTAATGATCTTTTCGAAGATGTGACTGATGATTCTGAAGATGATATGTCAGATTTTATAGTGGACGAAGAGCCTGCTATCTATGGGAAGGGAGATTCTCTCAG ACCAAAAAAGTTTAAAGGCATGAAACATTCATCTTCGCTTTCAAAAGAAGCCAAACATAGATCTGGCAAGTCAGGCAATGATCCTAAAAATATGGACGTAGCTGGAGAGGGTAACTCTGTTGCTGATTCAGACTTACCTGAGAGGATACAG ATGATTGAGGACATTGTAGGATCTATTCCAGTTGACAGAATGAGTATTGAAGAAGAAAGTTCTTGGATACTACGCCAACTTGAATCCAACATAAATCCTTTCTTCAGTGAGGCCAAATCCTGTGGACTAGGTGATTCAGTAAATAGAGAGGATATTGTTAGGTTCTTGGAATTGTATCATATAAAGAAATATGAT ATTCCGTTTATTGCCATGTACCGTAAAGAACAATGCCCCAGTCTTCTGAGAGATGGTAAACAGGATGACTCAGAAAGCACATTATTGAATGATGGTGAGGGAAAACCTAAACTGAACTGGCACAAG ATACTCTGGATAATCAAGGAATTGGACATAAAATGGTTACATCTTCAGAAACGAAAGAGCATGCTCCAAAGATACTATAACAAACATTTTGAGGATGAATGCCAAATGTCTTTCCTTGCCGAGGAATCCAGTTTCCACAAGCAGATTTTTGACTCGATCACCAATATGCTCGAGAAGGCTGAAACAGAGAAAGAGATTGATGATGTTGATATGAAGTTTAATTTGTATTTTCCACCAGCTGATGAGTTCTTAAGTAGTGGTTATAAAAGGCCTCTGATGAAGACATACTATTCCGATTGCAGAAAGGCAGGATTATCTTCACTTGCTAGGAAAATTGGAAATCCTGAGAAATTTAGTTCTCTAGTTACTCTTAACAGAGTG GGAGTTGCCAGTGAAGAAGATCCAGAGGAATCTCCAGAGGAGATGGCTGCAATATATACATGTGAAACTTTTCGAACTTCCGAAGCCGTACTTAAAGGCGCCAGGCACATG gCTTCCTTGATGTTAAGCTGTGAGATACCTTTCAGGAAACATGTCCGCAGCATATTTATGGATAAGGCTTTAGTATCAACTAGCCCTACATTGAAAGGAAATATAGCAATAGATTCCTTTCATGAATTTGCTGGGTTTAAGTGGCTGAAGGACAAACCTCTCTTGAAGTTTGAGGATTCTCAGTGGCTTCTCATTCAGAAGGGTGAAGAAGAGGAACTTCTTAAAGTTGAAATAAAGTTGCCTGATGATGCTGTAAAGGAGTTGTTGGCGATCTTCAACGATGCTTATCTCAAAGACTCTGAAGGAACATCTACTCAACTTTGGAATGAGCAGCGTAAATCAATCGTGCAGGATACTATTTCAAGCATTCTTTTGCCATCTATGGAGAAGGAAGCACGTGCGTTGTTAAATGCTAAGGCCAAAATCTGCTCATTAATGAAGTATGGGATGCAGTTTTGGAACAGAATCTCTGTGGCACCGTATCTAAACAATGACAATGCTGCTGCACAAGAGCGGGGAGTAGTGGCTTGTTGCTGGGGAAATGGTAAGCCAGGTACCACATTTGTCATGTTGGATTCTAAAGGCGAGTTGGTTGATATAATGCATGCCGGGTCACTGACACTGCGATCTCAGAATGTCAATGATCAGCAGCGCAGAAAAAGTGACCAGAAGTGTGTCCTCAAGTTCCTAACAATTCATCGACCAAAGGTTATTGTACTAGGAGCTGCCAATGCGACCTGTATAAGGTTGAAGGAGGACATCAATGAG ATTATTTCCATGATGTCTGAGGACAATTTTCAAGACGTCAGTCAAGAGATGAATGGACTACCAGCAGTTGTATTGGGGGACGAAGGCTTGCCACATCTCTATGAAGAGTCAGAGATATCAATGAGCCAGTTCCCCAGACAATATG GCATTGTAAAGAGAGCTGTGGCCCTTGGACGTTACCTTCTAAATCCACTGGCAATGGTTGCAACTCTCTGTGGAGTCAATAAAGAGGTATTGTCTTGGAAATTAAACCCTCTGGAGAGATTCCTATCAAGTGATGAGAAAATGGAGATGATAGAATGGATCATGATAGATATTACTAACCAAGTAGGTATAGACATAAATATGGGAATTAGACATGACTGGCTGTTGGCACCGTTGCTGTTTGTTTCTGGTCTTGGACCCACGAAAGCTGGTGTTTTGCACCGAGAACTACTTGGAGGTACAGATGTGAGAAATCGGAAGGACTTGGCTAAATTTGGACTGAACACAAAAAGGGTTTTCTGCAATGCTGTTGGTTTTTTACAGGTTTCTGGTGATGACCCAAATTTTATTGATACTGCTGGCAATATCCTTGACCGTACGAGAATTCATCCAGAGTCATATAGTCTTGCTGAGGAATTAGCTAAAGCTGTTGTTACTATACATTATGCTGATGCCAATGATACCCAAGTGAATGCAATTGAATGTATTCAAAATGAACCAAAACTGCTAGAGAGTTTTGATCTAAATGAATATGCTGATAGAATGGAAACTGAAAAAGGTGAATACAAAAGAGTTACTCTTTTTGACATGAAGATGGAACTAGTCCATGGATTTAATGATCCCAGAAGTCCTTATCAGGAACCGACTCAAGAGGATGAGTTCTACATGGTAACTGGAGAAACAGGGGTTGCACTGATTGAAGGAGAAAGAGTTCAGGCAACAGTTCGCCGTGTGCTGGCTCGTCAGGCATTCTGTGTGCTTGAATCTGGAATATCTGGAGTACTGTTTAAGGAGGACTTTTCAGATGATATTGGGGATATACCATTGACTGAAAAATTGCGTGAAGGCGTTGTGCTGAAATGCAAGATCAAACTAATTGATAAGAGTAGATGCCAGGTTAATCTGACATGTAAAGTGAGTGAATTGAAGAGTGTTGGTGATCAAAGTTTCCGCGACATGGATCCCTATTATTGTCAAGGAAACTTCGACTTGCTAAGTAAACAAGAGTCAACAGACAAAAAGGATGTAAATAAAAATTTCTTGTCGAGAAAAATTTCTCATCCCCATTTTCAGAATATAACTGCAGATCAGGCAAAGGAG TTCCTTGCAGAGAAGATCGTTGGGGAATTTATCTTCCACCCAAGTTCAAGGGGTCTATGTTATTTGACCCTATCTCTTAAATTTTTTGACGCACTTTATGTGCACAAAGACATTTTGGAAGGTGAGAAGAGTGATGATATGAATAGCTTGGTTGAACTTGGAAGGACATTAAAAGTAGGAGATGAAATATTTGAGAGCATAGATAAG GTTATTGAACTCTATGTCAACCCATTGGTAGTTCATCTGAAAGATTTGATTAATTTCCGAAAATTTAAAAAGGGCACCAAAGCGGAAGTTGACGAACTATTGAAACACGAGAAGGAGGAATATCCAAACAGGATACCATATGGCATTGGCATTTCGTTTGAGCATCCTGGGGTTTTTATATTGTCTTACATTAGAAGTACAAATCCACATCATGAGTATATTGCTCTCCATCCAAAAGGATTCAAATTCAGGAAGCAAATATTCAACAATGTTGAGCAGCTGATGGCATATTTCCAAAATCATATCAATGATAATGTTGCACGAGCAAATGACCAATCAAAAG ATTACAATGACAGTGGGGGTGGCCGCGGCCGCGGTCGTGGTCGTGGCGGGGGTGGTGGTTCATGCTACAAATGTGGTGAGTCGGGTCACATGGCTAGGGAGTGCACTCAGGAGGGTGGTGGAGGTGGAGGTGGAGGGAGGGGCGGTGGTGGTGGAACATGCTACAAATGTGGTGAGTCAGGTCACATGGCTAGGGAATGCACGCAAGAGGGTGGTGGAGGTGGAGGGAGGGGTGGCGGTGGAACATGCTACAAATGTGGTGAGTCAGGTCACATGGCTAGGGAATGCACTCAAGAGGGTGGCGGAGGTGGAGGAAGGGGTGGTGGTGGAACATGCTACAAATGTGGTGAGTCGGGTCATATGGCTAGGGAATGCACTCAGGAGGGTGGCGGAGGTGGAGGGAGAGGCGGCGGTGGTGGCGGAGCATGTTACAAATGTGGTGAGTCAGGTCACATGGCTAGGGAATGCACTCAAGAGGGCGGTGGAGGTGGAGGGAGGGGAGGTGGTTCATGCTACAAATGTGGTGAGTCAGGTCACATGGCTAGGGAATGCACTCAAGAGGGTGGTGGAGGTGGAGGGTGGAGCAGCAGTGGTGGGCGAAGAGGTGGAAGAGGCCGTGGCCGTGGACGTGGTTCTAGCTATAGCTCTTTCTCTCATGATGATAGCGTTGATGTCAACGATGGTGGTGGGTTTGGTACTTCAAATGGTGGGAGTGGATGGGGAGGAACTGGTGGTGGGAGTGGATGGGGAGGGAGTGGTGGTAAAAGTTGGGGTGGAAATAGTACTAATGAAGAAAGCAATCCCGAAAAAGGTGGTTGGGGGGTCACAGCTGCCGATAATGGTGGATCTGGAAATGATAATTCTGGATGGAGTTCCGCTCATGGGAAGAATGCAACCTCTTCTGGTGGTGAGAGTGGATGGGGAGCAACTGGTGGTAAAAGTTGGGGTGGAAATAGTTCTAACAAAGAAAGCAATACAACAGAAGGTGGTTGGGGAGTCACAACTGGATCGGGAAATGAAACAGGTGGTACAAGTTGGGGTGGAAATAGTACTAACAAAGAGAGCAATGCAACAAAAGGTGGTTGGGGAGTCACAACTGGATCTGGAAATGAAATTGGTGGTAAAAGTTGGGGTGGAAATAGTACTAACAAAGAGAGCAATACAGCAGTAGGTAGTTGGGGAGTCATGGCTGGATCTGGAAATGAAACTGGGGGTAAAAGTTGGGGTGGTAATAGTACTAACAATGAAAGCAATACAACAGGAGGTGGTTGGGGAGTCACGGCTGGATCTGGAAATGAAACTGGTGGTAAAAGTTGGGGTGGAAATAGTACTAACAAAGAAAGCAATACAACAGAAGGTGGTTGGGGAGTCACAACTGGATCTGGAAATGAAACAGGTGGTAAAAGTTGGGGAGAAAATAGTACTAACAAAGAGAGCAATGCAGCAGTAG GTGGTTGGGGAGTCACGGCTGCATCTGGAAATGAAACTGGTGGTAAAAGTTGGGGTGGAAATAGTACTAACAAAGAAAGCAATACAACAGAAGGTGGTTGGGGAGTCACAACTGGATCTGGAAATGAAACTGGTGGTAAAAGTTGGGGTGGAAATAGTACTAACAAAGAAAGCAATACAACAGGTGGTTGGGGAGTCACAACTGGATCTGGAAATCAAGATTCTGGATGGAGTTCTGGTCATTGGAAGAATGCAGCTCCTTCTGGTGGTGAGAGTGGATGGGGAGGGACTAATGGGGGAAGTGGATGGGGAGGTACTGGAGGGAGTGGGGGTAAAAGTTGGGGTGGAAGTAGTACATATGAAGAAAATAATACAGCAGAAGGCGGAGGCAGTGGCTATGGAGGCGGTGGTGGACGAGGAAGTGGACGAGGTGGTGGGGCGTGTTTCAAGTGTGGTGAATCGGGTCACATGGCTAGGGACTGCACCCAAGAGGGAGGTGGAGGGAGGGGTGGTGGTGGACGGGGAGGTGGTAGAGGTGGTGGGGCGTGCTTCAAATGTGGTGAATCAGGTCACATGGCTAGGGACTGCACCCAAGAGGGTGGTGGAGGTGGACGAGGAGGCGGAAGAGGTGGTGGGGCGTGCTTCAAGTGTGGTGAGTCGGGTCACATGTCTAGGGAATGCACCCAGAATGGTGGTGGAGGTGGAGGAGGATGGGGAGGCGGTGGACGAGGAGGCGGAAGAGGTGGTGGCGTGTGCTTCAAGTGTGGTGAGTCAGGGCACATGGCTAGGGAATGCACCCAGGAGGGTGGAGGAGGTGGAGGGAGGGGTAGTGGCGGTGGTGGAGCATGCTTCAAATGTGGCGAGTCTGGTCACATGGCTAGGGAATGCACCCAAGAGGGTGGCAGTGGCGGAGGTGGTGGAGGGAGGTATGGGGGCGGCGGCGGTGGAAACTGTTTCAAATGTGGGGAGTCTGGGCATTTTGCGAGAGAATGCCCATCCAGCACTAGTTGA